The nucleotide sequence GTGGGCGGCAGCTACGCCAGCCTCGACAAAGCGGCCGTTGATAAAATCCGGCGCTGGGTGACGGATGGCGGCACGCTTGTTACCTTGAAGAACGCCTCGGAATGGGCCATCAAGCAGGGTATCGTGAAAGAGAAACTGCTGATTCCGGCCAACGGCGGCTGGGCCGATACCACCGCCTTTGCCGTAGCAGTAGCCGAAGCCACCCCGCCCGCCCCGAAAGCCACCCAGCGGCCCAAGAAAAGCGAACTGCCCTTCGCTAAGCGCGTGGACTTTGTAGAGCAGGAGCAGGAAGGCACCCGTGCCATTGCCGGTTCCATATATAAAGCCACCGTGGACCCCACCAACCCCATCGGCTTCGGGCTGACCAACCGGCAGCTGTTTGTGTTCCGCAACGGCACCACCTTCCTGCGGCCGAGCCGCAACCCCTACGCCACGGTGGTGCAGTATACGGCCGCCCCCCTGGTGAGCGGCTACGTGTCGCGCGCCAACCTGCGCCAGATCAGCAACTCGGCGGCTGTGGTGGTTAGCAAAGCCGGTACTGGCCGGGTTATTCTGTTCGCCGACGACCCCAACTTCCGGCACTACTGGCACGGCACCGACCGCCTGTTCACCAACGCCTTATTGCTGGGTTCCTTGATCAACCTGCCCGAGGGCCCGGCCACCGTTGCGGCCGAAGAGGAATAGCATAGTAGCCCCGCGGAATGTCTGCCCCATTGTTATGGAGTTGGGAGCCTGGGTAGACAAACCCGGTGCTAGCCAGCACTAGCACCAAGGCTTTTCGCGGGGCTACTCCTGTACAAGGTCCGGGGCTCGGCCGTGCTGGGTGGCCCATTCCGCTTCCAGCGCGGGCAGCCGATCCGAGCCGTCGGTGAGCCAATCCATGGCTGATTCCGGGTCGGAGAAGTACTGCGAATCAAAGCGGATGGCGGGTTGCACTAGGTCGTGGAGCGCGTCAATGGCTAGTTGGTTGTGCACGCGTCCGATGTCGATAACCAGCACCAGCCGCTCCAGCGGGAGAGCTACCAGGCCGGGCATCCATTGGCGGCCCAGCCATTCCTGGTCGGCCACTGGCAAATCGGGCACACTGTCCATGTCGAGCAGCAAATGCCGCACGGCCAACGTCTGTAGGAGCAGCAGTAGCTCCTCGGCGCTTGTGCGAAGCCGGCTTGTGTCGGGGCCGGCCACCCACTCCAGACGTAATACGCCCAATTCTTCATCATACTGCAAGCAGAAGTCGGGAATCTGTCGGAAAATCAAGTGCAAGTAGGTGAGGGGCGGGGCAGAGAACAAGGACGTATGGTACCCCAAAGGCAGCCCCTTGAGAAACCAGCTTACCAGCCAGACAAGCATGTAACACCACTTGCCCGGTAGTATCGAAGCCACCACAGCTCCGGTATTGCCGGGCAAGTGGTGCTACAGAGGTAGATCAGTGACGCCGGATATGGGCGCAAGTAGGTGCGGTTGCCGGTTCGGGCGCAGTAGCTGGGCCCGGCCTTCTGCCAAGACCAGCTAACACAACCTTATATTAGCCTATTCTTAACTGTTTTTATCCACTTACGATGAATAAAATAGTGTTTTTCATTGTCCTGCTATTGATTTCGCCGGATACTTATGCGCAGAAGGCTAAGGCAGGGGCAAAGAAGAGTATCTCTCGGTCGGCTGCGGTGGGCCAGCGCTGGACCATCGAGCAGGCGCAGGCGTGGTACAAGGCGCACCCATGGATGACGGGCGCCAATTTCACGCCGAGCACAGCCATCAACCAGCTGGAAATGTGGCAGGCGGCCACCTTCGACCCCACCACTATTGACCGGGAACTAGGCTGGGCCGAAGGCATCGGCTTCAACACCATGCGGGTGTTTCTGCACAGCCAGGCGTGGCAGCAGGACCCGGAAGGCTTCAAGCAGCGCGTGGATACCTACCTCGGCATTGCCGACAAGCACCACATCCAAACCATGTTTGTGTTCTTTGATGACTGCTGGAACAAAGACCCCAAGCCTGGCCTGCAGCCCGCGCCCAAAACCGGCATCCATAACTCCGGCTGGATGCAAGACCCCGGCGACCCCGCCTCCCGCGATTCCACCACCTTCGTGAAGCTCAAGCCCTACGTGCAGGACGTGTTGAACCGGTTCAAGAACGACCGGCGCATTCTGCTCTGGGACTTGTACAATGAGCCCGGCAACTCCGGCAAGCTGGCCACGTCGTTGCCGCTGCTGCGCAATGTGTTTGCCTGGGCCCGCGAGGTGAACCCTAGCCAGCCGCTGAGTGTAGGGCTATGGGCCTGGGATTTTCAGCAGCTTAATACCTTCCAGGCCCAGCATTCCGATATTATCACCTACCACAACTACGACGAGGCCGCCACGCACCAGCGGCTTATTGAGTTGCTGGAAACGCACGGCCGGCCACTGATTTGCACCGAGTATATGGCCCGCACCCGCAACTCGCGCTTTTCCACTATTCTGCCGCTTCTCCAGAAACAAAACGTGGGCGCCATCAACTGGGGCCTGGTGGATGGCAAGACCAACACCAAGTACCAATGGGAAACCCCACTGGCCGACGGCAGTGAGCCAGTGGAATGGTTTCACGAAGTGTTTCGGAAAGACGGCAGCCCGTACCGGGCCGATGAGACCGAGCTAATCAAAAAGCTGAACGCGCAAGGGGCTCCGGCCGCCAAATAACGGGTGCAAACCATCTGATTTTGCACGGAGCGGGTAGGCGCAGAACCCGCGCAAAACTAGAAATACGGGCTTTAATGCGTTTTTAATGCCTGTTTGCTAGGTACTTATAGCTAGTATTTGGTTTTGGTAATCTGAACCGTGGTGGGGGTCGTAGGTCAGGGGGTATTTCAGTAACAACTCTTACCTCATGAACCATTCTTTTCTTAGAAGTGTCCGCTCGTTTTCGTTTCTGCTGGGCATGACCAGCTTGCTCACGGCCTGCGACGACGATTCAGAAACAGCGTCCGTCAACAAAATCGACCTAGCTTTCCAAGCGCTTTCCGACAACAACCAACTGCTGCAGTTCAACGCCAACAACGTGGCTAGCGCGCCAACTGCGGTGGCCATTACGGGGCTGCAAAGTGGTGAGAAGATCCTGAGCGTGGATTACCGCCCAGCCACGGGCCAACTCTACGGCCTTGGTAGCACCAGCCGCCTGTATGTCATCAACCCCACCACCGGCGTGGCACGCGCACTCGGGGCTGGCCCGTTTACACCTGCCATCAACGGCACCTCGGCTACCATCGACTTCAACCCCACCGTGGACCGGCTGCGGTTGGTGAGCAACACCGGCCAAAACCTGCGCCTGAACCCAGAAACCGGCACCGTGGCCGTTACCGATGGCACCATCAATGGCGCCGCAACGGCCACGGTGTCGGCGGTAGCGTACACCAATCCGGTGGCAGGCGCTAGCACCACCGTGCTCTTCGACATCGACCCCACTACCGACAAACTCTACCGGCAAGACCCCCCTAACGATGGCACCCTGGTGGCTATTGGCGACTTGGGCGTAAACGCAACCGGTACGGCTGGCTTTGATATAGCCGCCGACGACAACAACGCCTTTGCTGCGCTAACGGTAAACAGCCGGTCCGGCTTGTACAGAATCGACCTGACCACCGGCCGCGCCACCCTCTACGACAACTTCCCCACCAACACCACCATTATTGGGGTGGC is from Hymenobacter tibetensis and encodes:
- a CDS encoding cellulase family glycosylhydrolase codes for the protein MNKIVFFIVLLLISPDTYAQKAKAGAKKSISRSAAVGQRWTIEQAQAWYKAHPWMTGANFTPSTAINQLEMWQAATFDPTTIDRELGWAEGIGFNTMRVFLHSQAWQQDPEGFKQRVDTYLGIADKHHIQTMFVFFDDCWNKDPKPGLQPAPKTGIHNSGWMQDPGDPASRDSTTFVKLKPYVQDVLNRFKNDRRILLWDLYNEPGNSGKLATSLPLLRNVFAWAREVNPSQPLSVGLWAWDFQQLNTFQAQHSDIITYHNYDEAATHQRLIELLETHGRPLICTEYMARTRNSRFSTILPLLQKQNVGAINWGLVDGKTNTKYQWETPLADGSEPVEWFHEVFRKDGSPYRADETELIKKLNAQGAPAAK
- a CDS encoding DUF4394 domain-containing protein — its product is MNHSFLRSVRSFSFLLGMTSLLTACDDDSETASVNKIDLAFQALSDNNQLLQFNANNVASAPTAVAITGLQSGEKILSVDYRPATGQLYGLGSTSRLYVINPTTGVARALGAGPFTPAINGTSATIDFNPTVDRLRLVSNTGQNLRLNPETGTVAVTDGTINGAATATVSAVAYTNPVAGASTTVLFDIDPTTDKLYRQDPPNDGTLVAIGDLGVNATGTAGFDIAADDNNAFAALTVNSRSGLYRIDLTTGRATLYDNFPTNTTIIGVAIPTKAVAYGVDSDNNFVAFNPTSPQTQVTKPFTGLQSGERIVGLDMRPLNGQLYGLGSTNRLYTINLASGAAAVVGAGAPLPLTGTNFGFDFNPTVDRIRIISDAGVNLRVNPTDGVALVDGVLNPGTPSVTAAAYTNNFAGATATVLYDIDSNTDILYRQDPPNAGTLVSVGPLGVNTTGVNGFDIGGTSGTGFAVLTVGTTASVYTINLTSGTATKGADLPRPLQAMAVGLGF